Below is a genomic region from Raphanus sativus cultivar WK10039 chromosome 4, ASM80110v3, whole genome shotgun sequence.
tgaataatttgtgattttcagTGAGCTTAGATTGATTTTctcttagatatgtaaatatattttaatgatagtataatatatattgttttgaaaatcaaatagaaaaaataaatttaactgtTGATCGATtcataatacataaataaatataaaaataatattttgaaatctcatccatatatgttttccaaaataaataaatggtaacatttagttaatattttattttagtttattggTATGGTTTGAAGAATCccgtaatttatatgtataaatagaaataaacattactataaaataatatatttttattttaccttagattttagatataataaaattagttagTCTATATATTCATTTTGTGAATAGGGTGACATATATTCATTTGtattgaagtataattatttttatttttatcaaaccaaatCAGATTGATTATATTTATCACATCAAGTTCAGTTTTTCAtcttaaatgtgtaaatatatttttataatatttatagtaatttattatttgttgattttaaaatattttaaaaaataaattgatgatCAGTAGaaattttcataaaagaaaataacttattaaaattttgtaagcTCATAAACGAATATcgatattaataattattaaaatattttgtacgCTCTAAGTAATATTATACcttagatttataaattaaactgaaaattattttaaataatcttaaatataataattcatattttattatgtacTTTTATTATAGGTATATTAGATTGTAAAATATAAagggaaaaacaaaaaaaaaactaaatattaagtaaaaattataattttaattgaagaaaaatataatatgtttagttcGTTAAAAATGTCTAggattatgttatttaaaaaaaaattgtaattatttGTTCAAATTTGCTTGTGgtaaaattagttttcataaaagtatcatttaattttttaaaaataaaaaaccagttcttttaatttttttcttagaaactattttatatatgtaaaatgttttcataaattttttcagtttttcttaattataaatattattagtcaacaaatattataataatgaataaaacatttcaataatactaattataaatattattattcaacTAAAGGTATCTTGGCTTATCTAATCAATTTATTTTCTGCAATTATCtgagaaaatatatagatatataaggcaaatatttttattactttgaaaatatatttatattgcttAGATTatgtttaaatgaaatatttattttcttaatatcaaagttatttttgttaactttcctttttttatgaaatcacattatatataatatatatttgattgtaaattcgtgtttttttaatttataaatgttttgaattatatatgttaactaaaaagaaaatttctaaTTAgtagaaattatttaaaaaggaaaatctattttagtatagtaattacatataatatttttaattcattaagggtgtCATTGTAATCAACCAACGTGAAAATTAACGTGAGTGCGACacgtaggaaactgacttctcaaataatattatagagatatgaCAAACTATACATCTAACGTTACATGTTAACCGATAGGACTATCCCAACATGCAAAGGAAGTAGCCGACCACCGCTAGAAATTGACAATGAGGCTTTGGAAGGTAGagagttaataataataatgtatttatataataaaatctataataaaatctgtaatttcagaaacaagaacaaaagtagtaatacaaaaaaaattcaagtaataaaatatgtaaaatataaatctgTAAAATTCAagtaataaaatctaaaaaaaaaaaaaataaataaatatatatatatatataataaaatctgtAATTTCAGAAACAAGAACAAAAGTAGTAATACAAACCCCAAATTCAAGTACATTTTTTTACACAACTGTTTCACATTTATATTACAAATGATACATCACATACATTCCACACCAAACTCCCGAAAGAACAGAAAACAAAAGCTAGTAAGAAAGGTAGACAGTACACTGAAGAACAGTTTCAAGTCCATCAGTGAACTGATGCGGCTGCTGCTGTTGTGTCCCGCTAGATCCTGTAAACGTCTTCACAATCGCAAATCCTCTCGCGTTCACATACTTCCCGGTCCCTCCCATGACTCCTAAATGCGATTCCGAAGCCGCTGTTCTATGAACACCAAAGAAGCTTATACTATCTTCATAACCGCCGCTCTCGAACATGGCAGTAAACGCCATCGTCTGGCTAGTTCCATCAACCGCACTCGCCACATAGTATCCCTGCGCTTTCCCGAGCAGACCAGACCCGAGTTCGTGGCCTTCAGTTAGTTCATCGTCGATCACTGTCATTGTCCCGAACATAAGCATCTGTAGAGCAGAACCACTCGGGAGCTGACCGCCGTTAGCAACTGGTAGACCGTTTAAAAGGTTGTTGTTACCGTTATTTCCGTTGTTCTGGAGGATGTTAGCCGTGGTTCCACCTAGTCCAACGAGAAGAGGgacgttgttgttgttgactattccattgttgttgttgttagatGGAACTCCGTTGGTTATAGGAAGGTTTGCGCCATTTGGTTTAGCGAATGGGAGCTGGCCACTTAAAGCCGGGTTCGCAACCACTCCGGTTACGGCTCTAGCCGTGGGGTTTGAGCCGCCGAGTATGTCGTGCATAAAGAATACTAATGTATTGTCAGGAcctacaccaccaccaccaagaGCTGGACCGGCACCGGCACCACCACCAAGAGCTTGACCGGCACCTACACCAGGACCGGTGGATGAACCACCAGTTGGTAAAGGACCAGAACCAGCAGCTGGTAGAGGACCGGGACCAGTGGCAGGCAAGGAACCTGGACCACCACCAACTGGTAAAGGACCAGGAACAGAGCCAGCTACTGGTAGAGGACCAGGACCAGTAGTAGTCAAAGGACCTGAACCACTTGATGAGCCTGTTCCTGTTGCTGCACCGAGACCAGTTGCACCACCTGAACCACTTGATGGTATTGATCCTGTTCCTGAACCAAAACCGGTACCTACAGAACCAGAGCCAGTTCCACCAGATGCTGCGCCAGACGCAGGGAAAGGACTTGAGCCAGAAGTTGAGGCAAAGCCAGGGGTGGTTGTGGCTGTGAATGTATCTTCTTCATCAAGAAGCCGAGCCGCAGCTGCGAAAGTAACAAATAAAGCTATAACTAGGAAAGAGAGTATCTTTTGACCTGCcatggaaaaaaatatatgatcagAGATGAATATACGCAGTGAGATCGTTATGAATTAAATGTTTTTGATGATAGAAACTAATTCTGaaagagtatatatatacagacaGGAGTGAGTATACGCATTGAGATTGTCATCAGAAGATGGAGTTGATGAAATGGAGCAGGTGGTACAGCTTTTTCTACTATCTGGTGGTTCGGTTTTGGAGAAGAAAACATACAAATACAAAAAACTCATTAAAACTCAGCTATAACTTCTCCCCaagatttgaaaattatttcCTATTAAGATAATGTGCTAAACCGAAATCCAATATTAATTTTGGTCTTTTGTATAGACCAGAACCTACGTGGATTTTGTAGTTCTGTTTATTATCCAAAACATGATAAGAATTACGATATTTCGTTATtttatactctctctgtttttaaaagatgtatgttctagaaaaaatttttgtttcaaaaagatatattttttatattttcaatgtaatttttgtcaactaattatgaataattgtgaatctcaaaaacattaattgcatttcttgaaatcttattggtttagaaatataggaaatataaaataacaaaaaactatgtaCTAATAAgtaagttttaatatgttttattaaaaagtgtgaaaatctcaaaacatctactccctccgttcctgaaagtaagattttctagagttttcacgtttattaagactacaataaatatttgccaactttagtttactatttatgttttatacaatttccaataactatcAACCAAtgaaatttaatcaattcaaatattcataattaat
It encodes:
- the LOC108852571 gene encoding dirigent protein 10 produces the protein MAGQKILSFLVIALFVTFAAAARLLDEEDTFTATTTPGFASTSGSSPFPASGAASGGTGSGSVGTGFGSGTGSIPSSGSGGATGLGAATGTGSSSGSGPLTTTGPGPLPVAGSVPGPLPVGGGPGSLPATGPGPLPAAGSGPLPTGGSSTGPGVGAGQALGGGAGAGPALGGGGVGPDNTLVFFMHDILGGSNPTARAVTGVVANPALSGQLPFAKPNGANLPITNGVPSNNNNNGIVNNNNVPLLVGLGGTTANILQNNGNNGNNNLLNGLPVANGGQLPSGSALQMLMFGTMTVIDDELTEGHELGSGLLGKAQGYYVASAVDGTSQTMAFTAMFESGGYEDSISFFGVHRTAASESHLGVMGGTGKYVNARGFAIVKTFTGSSGTQQQQPHQFTDGLETVLQCTVYLSY